GTTAGCGATCGATAAAGCGATCGCCCTTGATTCTTAAAAGTAAAAACGACCCTTTGGGTCGTTTTTACTTTTTTAGCTATTTTCACCAAGTTAATAAACTTAGTGTATAATTCGGGCGTTTAATGTACTTAAAAAATTGAGTGCATTGTATCAAACGTTCTCAGTGCATTAGATACGGAGCATCTTTGATTTGAGAGGCAAACAGGTTGGTATTATCGGAGTTCAGATCGGCATTTTCAATTGAAGTTTCGGGTAGAAAAGTAAAGTGAGAGTTCCCCTAGACTGTTACCGAATCCTTGGTTTAACACACCTGTCAGGGCTAGATAAAATCCATCAAGCCCATCGCGATCGCCTGCTCTCTATGCCAAGGCGTGAATATTCTGATGCGGCGATCGCCTCTCGCAAGCGCATTATTGACAAAGCTTATGAAACTCTGACTGAACGCGCAATTCCTGCGGAAGCAAATGATCTATTAGAGGCAGATAGCGATCGCCCAGTTTTAACATTGCCGCCTCAGATTGAAGCTGACGAAAAAGACTTTGCAGGGCTACTACTGATTTTGTACGAACTCGGCGAATCCGATAAGGTTTTATCCCTTGCTAAACCCTATTACGACCCCGAAGAAGCCGAGTATCAGTCCGCTAGAATTTCTCCCCATGATCCAGATCTTTTGCTATCTGTATCTTTGTCCTATCTAGATCTCGGTCGTGAATATTGGAAACAGGGGCAGTATGAGTCAGCGGCTTCATCTTTAGAATCTGCTCAAGAAATTTTATTGCGGGAAGGATTATTCCTCAGTATTCGCAGTGAAATCCAAGCCGATCTATTCCGTCTGCGCCCCTATCGCATTCTCGAATTGTTAGCATCACCTGACAATCACACCAATGAACATCGCAAAGGTATGTCGCTTTTGCAAGAGATGCTGGATGCAAGGCGAGGCATTGATGGTTCGGGTAATGACTATTCTAGTCTCGGTATTGATGATTTCTTGCGGTTTATCCAGCAACTACGTAGCTATATGACGGCGATCGAGCAGCAAACCCTGTTTGAGGAAGAAGCGCGTCGTCCATCTTCTGTCGCAACCTATCTCGCTGTATATGCCTTAATTGCCCGTGGATTTTCTCAGCGTCAGCCAGCCTTGATCCGTCGTGCTAAGGGGCTGCTAGTCAAACTCAGTGCTAAGCAAGATATTTATCTGGAAAAAGCGGTATGTGCTTTGTTGCTAGGGCAGACCGAAGAAGCAAGTGCGGCGATCGACAATAGTGCGGAAGAGGATCAAATTGCTTTCATCCGTCAAAATTCTGAAGGTGCGCCTGATCTTTTGCCTGGGCTATGTCTCTATAGCGAACGTTGGCTCCAAGAAGAGGTCTATCCACATTTCCGCGATCTGATGAGTCAAATCGTCTCGCTCAAGGATTATTTTGCCGACGAACAAGTGCAAGCATACCTAGAAGAATTACCGAATACTGGCGCAATGTCATCGGAATGGACTTCGCCTGTGGGTGGCGATCGCTTATCTGCGATGTCTTCTCTTGATGATTCGCCAACTGTAAATCGTGATTTTGATCTAAATCCTGCGAAAAGTACTGTTGCAGAACCAAAACTTTCTAACTATGCCCCTGAAACTCCTAACCGTTTTCAGCGATCGGCGACTCCCGTAATTGAGCGACCTGCCTATGTCAATGCCAATGGCACGGGTAATGCAGCGCGAGGCTTACCTAGCTCTCGCCGTACTAGTAACGTACCACCAACAAGAAACGTTAATGAGCCGATCAGGGAAATCAAACGTCCATCTCAAGTTCACACATCTCCTCCAAAACGTAAGTTTAATGTTGGTCGTTTAGTTACGGTAATTGTGGTGGCGATCGCCTTATTGGTTGGCAGTATTAGTTTAGTTGTTTGGGCTGTTCGAGCCTTAAGTGGTTCTACACAACCACAGCCTGTAACTCTAGAAAAACCGATCACAACTCTAGTCCAAGCCCTCAAAGAAACTAATGCTGCACCAATTGCTCAACCAGGACCCTTAGACAAAGAAACTGCTACCAAACTCATCGAAACATGGCAAGCAACTAAAGCTAAGGCTTTGGGCAAAGATTATGAGGACAATCTTTTAGAAGAAGTTTTAGTTGATCCTGCCCTTAGCGACTGGAAAGGACGCGCTAAAGAACTTAAATCTACCAACTCTTATTTGCAGTATCAAACCAAATCTAGTGAAGTTGATAGTGTCGCCCCTGATGGTGATAGCAAAGCCAAAGTAATCGCTAAAATATCAGAGTCAAGAAATTATTTCTATAACGGTGATCTTGATCGCAGTGCATCAAAGGATGATGCTAGCTATACGGTTGAGTATGACTTAGTAAAGAAAGATAATAAATGGCTAATTAGGGAAATGTTAGTCTTTTAAAACAAAAGGGGCGCTTTGCGCCCCTTTTGTTTTAAAACAGTTATCGATTAAACGAACCATAAGTTTTGCTTAGGACATAAAACCAAAAAGATGAGTGGCGGCGCTTCGCGCCGCCACTCATCTTTTTGGTTTTGATTTGTCCTATCTATCTCTTGCGTTGCTATAGTTACCTGTATCAGGACAAATCAAAAAACCAAATAGTGTGAGTCGGCGCGAAGCGCCGACTCACACTATTTGGTTTTTATGTCCTAGCAAGAATGGCGACAGCTATATAAAAAGTTTTAGAAATCTTCTGGAGGGACATCGTCGTCTTCTGGCTCAATTTCTTCAGGCACAACCTTAGTTGCTGAAACTGCGACACCTGCGGATAACTTTTCACGGACTTGGCGTTCCACATCTTGAGCAAATTCTGGTTTGTCTTCCATGTATTTGATCGTGTTGTCTCTACCCTGTCCAATGTTGTCGCCTTGGTAGCTATACCATGCACCCTTACGCACGATGATGCTCATTTCTTCAGCTAGGTCTACTAGACAGCCAACGGTAGAAATACCTTTACCGAAAATAATGTCAAATTCAGCAATACGGAAAGGTGGTGCAACTTTATTTTTAGCAACCTTGACCTTAGCTCGAATACCAAATTCTTCTGTACCTTTTTTGAGGGTTTGGATACGGCGAATATCTAGACGTACTGAAGCATAAAACTTTAGCGCTGTTCCACCTGTTGTGACTTCAGGGCTACCGTAGGATACGCCGATTTTTTGGCGTAACTGGTTTAGAAAAATGACGATGCAATTGGATCTACCAACATTAGCCGTGATTTTACGGAGGGCTTGGCTCATCAAACGAGCTTGCAAACCAACATGGGATGCACCCATTTCACCTTCGATTTCAGCACGGGGGACGAGGGCGGCTACTGAGTCGATCGCAATGATATCTACTGCCATTGATCGCACGAGGTTATCGACAATTTCTAGCGCCATTTCCCCTGAGTCTGGCTGGGAAATCAACAAGTTATCAATATCAACACCCACAGCCGCCGCATAAGTTGGATCTAATGCATGTTCAGCATCGACGAATGCAGCAATGCCACCGCGCTTTTGGACTTCAGCGATCGCGTGCAGTACTAAAGTAGTTTTACCTGAGCTTTCTGGCCCGTAGACTTCGATGACCCGTCCTTTGGGCAATCCACCACCAAGGGCAAGATCGAGGGGTAATGCGCCGCTAGGGATGGTTTCGACGCGCATATTTGTGGCATCGCCGAGACGCATGATCGAGCCTTTGCCATGATCTTTCTCGATCTTTTGCATGATCGCATCAAGCGCCTTTTTTTTCTCAGGACTGATGTTAGCCTTTGCTGCTTGGGCGATCGGTGTAGCCTTGTCAACTTGACTATTTGCCGTTGCAGAAGAATTTTTCGCCATTGCCGTTCGAGGTTTAGTTCGTTTAATAAGTCTGCCTCATTATGACACTAAGCTCTTGATTTTGAGGGGGTAAACTTATCCTGAGATTTAAGTGATTGCTTTACTACTAGTGGAATTTAGATATTTGTACATATTTTTACTCAAAGAATCGCAACATTTAGATGGCAACATGTACAAAGTCTTTGAACTCAGATCATGTTCAGCCTTCACGCTAACCGTAGTCCCTATTATTTAATGCTCGAATAGGATGGCGGCGCTTCGCGCCGCCATCCTATTCGAGCATTGCTATAAAAGAAACGCAACATTTGTAAAGTCTAATGTCAGAATTGAAATAAGTAATTCTATCTAGCGGTCTACCATTATGTCTTCGGAACATCCACCAGTTATGTTGGTGGACGCTTATAACGTGATTGGACTGTGGCGGCATTTGCAGGAAATGAGAGATCTGCAAGGGTTTGACATTGCCCGATCGCATTTAACCGAGATAATGGTCAACTTTAGTGCCTATCACGGCTATAAAACGACATTGGTTTTTGATGCCTATGTACAGGCGACACCCGCTAAAGCTGAAAAAATAACGAAAAATCTTAGGCTGTATTTTACTGATCATAACGAAACTGCGGATACTTATATTGAGCGTCAATGTGGCAAATACCGACGTGATCCGCTTAGACATTTAAAAAGGATTATTGTCGTCACTTCCGATCGCGCTCAGCAGCTTACCGCAGTGGGCTTTGGAGCTGAGTGGCTATCGGCAACAGCATTAGAACAGGAAGTGGAAGCAACTCTGCGATCGGTACAAAGTCGGCAAAAACCACAAAAGGCTAATACGAGTAATCTTTTGGGCAATCGGATTGATAGTGAGACTAAAGCTCAATTAGCGAAGTGGCGTAATAGCCTGAGTTAGCTATGATAGAAGGATTCTATTCTTTAATTAACGTCAGTTTGACGAAAGCGAAAAATGGTAAGAATCGCTTAGCGATTCTTACCATTTTTCGCCATTTGCGGCGTGCGAAGCACGCCGCAAATGGCTATATCGAACTCACGTTTAATTAGCGCCGCTAAGCCTCTCTAGGAGGTAGTTTGAAATTAACCCGATCCGAGGTTTCTTTAGTTTTGGTACTAGTGGCGATCGCTAAAGTCCACTTTTTACTCACACATTACTTAACTGTCGCCAATAGTCTTCTAACCATACTTCCCCTTGCCTAATGAGATGGGTAAGGTCAAAATTCCACAGCCCGATCGCATTGCTGCCATGACCAGAAACAAAGCCATAACCATCAGGTCGGAAGCATAAACTAATGGGGGTATGATCGGGACAAGATAGGGTTTGTAGCTCTTTGCCATCAAGGTTCCAGAGCTTAATTGTATTGTCGCTACTGCCTGAAATAATATTGCGTCCATCGGGACTAAACCCAACCGCCCATACAACTGCCTCATGTCCTCTAAAGGTATGGATTAGCTCACCCGCTAAATTCCATAGTTTAAGCGTATTGTCGCTACTACCCGATAGCACTAGTTCGCCATCGGGACTAAAACAGGCACTCCAGACTGCGCCGCGATGATCGCGGAGAGTAGCCAATTCGTGACCGTCAAGACTCCATAATTTAATTGTGTCATCACCGCTACCCGATAATACTCTTTGACCATCGGGGCTAAATTTAACAGTCCAGATCGTGGAGCGATGTCCTGAGAGTGAACATAGCTCTACACCATTCCCCGTGCCGTCAATTTGCCATATTTTTACCAATTTGTCCCCACTGCCAGAGACAACCTGTTGTCCGTTGGGGCTAATATCCACTGTCCATACTGCTGTGCTGTGACCCACTAGACTTTGTTTTAGTTGCGGATTTGTTCCCATTGACCAAAGGGCGATCGCATTATCGCCACTACCGATCGCAAGGGTTTGACCATCAGGACTAAAGCTGACACTTAAAATATCATGTTCACATTCTATGGTTTGGCACAGATTACCCTGCATATCCCAAATTTTGATGCACTTATCTAAGCTGCCCGAAACAAAGGTTTGACCATCGGGGCTAATTGCCACAGTTCGTACCGCCGCACTATGTCCATCCCAAAGCTGTTGTACACGATTATTGATTTCCCATAGACGCACTGTGCAGTCGAGACTGGCTGAGAGCAGGTTTTTTCCATCAGGGCTAAAGCTGACCGATCGCACCGCCTCGTCATGTCCTTTGAGGGTTTGCAGTTCGTGACCTTGCAAATCCCAAAGCTTAATATTTTTATCGGCGCTTCCTGATGCCAGAATGTTACTGTCTGGACTAAAGCTAAGGCTGCGAATAGCGCTGGTATGCCCTTGAATTGAGAATATTTCTGTAGCTTGCAAGTTCTGAAGATCCGAGTCGGCTCCCTTTTCCATTTGCCAGATTTTCAGCATATTATCGCCACTGCCAGAGGCGATTAGCATTCCATTGGCGCTGAGGCTCAGACATCGGATATCTGCAGTATGTCCTTTGAGAGTTTGTAATATTGTGCCATCTAGTGACCAGATCATAATGTTTTTGTCAGAGCCGCCCGAAATGATCAATTCTCCATTAGGGCTGAATAGCACATTTCGCACATCGCCGCGATGTCCACTCAGGGTCTGGATTTCAGTACCGTCAAGTTGCCAAAGTTTGATGGTTTTGTCAGCGCTGCCCGAAACGATGAGATTACCATCGTTATTAAATCTGGCGCTCCAGACGGCTCCTGTATGCCCTGTAAATGTATGCAGGCGATCGCCTTGGAGATTCCAAAGCCCAATAGTTTTATCGCTACTACTAGAGAGAATCATCTGTCCATCGGGACTAAAGGAAGCGCTGCGAATTGCGCCTGTATGCCCAATTAGTTCGCCGATCTGCGTTCCATTTGCTTGCCAAATTTTAATCTTATTGTCTAGTCCACCAGTGACAAATAACGAAGCATCGGCATTATATTCCGCACTCCATACCCCTTCTAAATGGGAATTGATGCGATTCTTTTCTTTGATTTCATAAATAGCGCGGTAAATAGTACTAGTTAATTGCCAGCGCGTCTCTGAAGCGATCGCTTGAATCTCTGGCAGCCATTTAGTCGCCATCCGTATGGCTTTAGATAGTTCACTGAGGTCGAGGAGTCGGTTCGATAGCAAACTGTTCAACCCCAAACTATCGGCGATCGCCTGTGAGTTTTTGAGGGAACTTTCTAGTTGGCGCACCGTTTGCCGTAATTCAGTTTGGGTTTTCTCTAGTTCCTTTTGCAGCTTTTGCAGTTCAGGTGACTGTGATTTGCGGATGATTACGGCTAAATAGTCATGGACTAGCTGACAGCGATTAGTGGTTGCTTCAGGAATCAGCACTACCAACCCCGAACCAATGAGAATCTGTAAAACCAATTCGATCTTGTCAAGATCGAATTCACTGTGTTTATCAGAATCTGGTGCTTCCTGATCATCAGCATTGCCAAGAAAGCTGGAAATGGTTTGTCCTTGTTCTCGCACTTCACGATCAAGATTGTATAGTTCTCTCTCCAGATCACCATAGGTTTTCAATGGTCTTGTGCCTTTTTCATCGGTCAGCAAATACAAAATCAAATTAGTGAGGCGATAGTTTTCTTTACCGCAATCACAAACCACACTATCTAGATAGCGCTGCACTAACTTTTCCGTAGGATGACTACCCAGTTTTTGGTATTGCTTGATCGTACTAATTTGATCCTGCTGTAGTTGTGCGCCCACAATTTGTAGCTCAATCGGGCGCACTTCATCCTGTTCATTGGTTAGATCTCGCACCAATAGATCAATTAATTGCGGTTCTAGATAAAATTGCGCTCTCTCCGTCAATGTCCTAATCGTGGAATGGGCGGCGGCTGTGGAGAAATTACCCATTTGATAGAGAACATTTTTGCTGAGAATGTCATTGTCGATCGCACTCATATTGGCAATACGATTGCCCTCTAGTAGATAATGAATATAGTCTTCACGCAGGGATAGAACTACTTTGAGAGACGATAAATATTGGAAGTCACTGAGCAAACTGCCTAAAAATTCAAAAAAGCGCTGCCGTTCTGAAACTTGATATTGATGGACAAAAAAGAACTCTTCAAATTGATCAAATATTAAGACCGAACGGAAATTATGGGATTCATTCCAGCGCAACTGTTCGATAATGCGATCGCATAGTGAGTGCTTATCTGATGTGGCGGGGTCAATCGGATTAGCGAGCAACGGTGCAGAATTTAGTTGCAACAATTCTAATGAATCGATCAATAGATCGGTGATTTCCTGATCCCAACTGGTGTAAACCCTTTGAAATATAGGAATTACCGTGCGTCCACCATAGGTAGTTTGTTGCAAAGCGGGCATTAGCCCTGCATTTACAAAGGAACTTTTACCAACCCCAGAGTTACCATGTAAAACGATCAATTTGTAACGGGGTTCACTAATACGCCTAGTTAGTTCATCTAAATCTTGTTTGCGTCCTGACGCATAGATTTCGGGAGAGATAATGAATCGATTTTTTTGACCAGAAAAGCTCGAATATTCTTCGAGACAGGACTGCAATTGTCCTGCACCGATAAAAGCGCGATATCCATAGCGCTGCTCGATTGCGAGGCGTTCTTGTTTAGTTTGGAAAGCTTCTAAATATCTTCCCTGTACAAAATATAAATCCCGTAATTGATTCAAAATGCGAATGTACATGTGGGGATGTCCACAATGGCTACGCTTGCGGGCTTTAAGCAGGTTTTCTAAGGCAGTTTCATGGTTGTTTAGCTGGATTTGTGCTTCTGCTAGATAACACCAATACAAACCATAGAGCCAATGATAGGTATTAGGGGTTTGGGACAGTAGTGAGAGCGCTTGCTCAGCATATTCCTGTGCTATTTGCCATTGTTGTTGAGCGAGGGCGACTTCGGCAAGGAAGCCATAGTCAGCAGCGAGGTAATGGGTCTGTTCTTGATGTACCGATAAAGCTTTGTGAGAGAGAGCTTTTAATTCTGTCCAAGATTGGAGGTGGTGCAGAGTGCGTTGTAATTGCAGATAGCATTCGGACATTAGATCGGGGCGATCGGCAATCTCAAAACAAGCAAGACTGCG
This genomic stretch from Pseudanabaena galeata CCNP1313 harbors:
- the recA gene encoding recombinase RecA, with translation MAKNSSATANSQVDKATPIAQAAKANISPEKKKALDAIMQKIEKDHGKGSIMRLGDATNMRVETIPSGALPLDLALGGGLPKGRVIEVYGPESSGKTTLVLHAIAEVQKRGGIAAFVDAEHALDPTYAAAVGVDIDNLLISQPDSGEMALEIVDNLVRSMAVDIIAIDSVAALVPRAEIEGEMGASHVGLQARLMSQALRKITANVGRSNCIVIFLNQLRQKIGVSYGSPEVTTGGTALKFYASVRLDIRRIQTLKKGTEEFGIRAKVKVAKNKVAPPFRIAEFDIIFGKGISTVGCLVDLAEEMSIIVRKGAWYSYQGDNIGQGRDNTIKYMEDKPEFAQDVERQVREKLSAGVAVSATKVVPEEIEPEDDDVPPEDF
- a CDS encoding NYN domain-containing protein, whose amino-acid sequence is MSSEHPPVMLVDAYNVIGLWRHLQEMRDLQGFDIARSHLTEIMVNFSAYHGYKTTLVFDAYVQATPAKAEKITKNLRLYFTDHNETADTYIERQCGKYRRDPLRHLKRIIVVTSDRAQQLTAVGFGAEWLSATALEQEVEATLRSVQSRQKPQKANTSNLLGNRIDSETKAQLAKWRNSLS
- a CDS encoding IMS domain-containing protein; the protein is MRVPLDCYRILGLTHLSGLDKIHQAHRDRLLSMPRREYSDAAIASRKRIIDKAYETLTERAIPAEANDLLEADSDRPVLTLPPQIEADEKDFAGLLLILYELGESDKVLSLAKPYYDPEEAEYQSARISPHDPDLLLSVSLSYLDLGREYWKQGQYESAASSLESAQEILLREGLFLSIRSEIQADLFRLRPYRILELLASPDNHTNEHRKGMSLLQEMLDARRGIDGSGNDYSSLGIDDFLRFIQQLRSYMTAIEQQTLFEEEARRPSSVATYLAVYALIARGFSQRQPALIRRAKGLLVKLSAKQDIYLEKAVCALLLGQTEEASAAIDNSAEEDQIAFIRQNSEGAPDLLPGLCLYSERWLQEEVYPHFRDLMSQIVSLKDYFADEQVQAYLEELPNTGAMSSEWTSPVGGDRLSAMSSLDDSPTVNRDFDLNPAKSTVAEPKLSNYAPETPNRFQRSATPVIERPAYVNANGTGNAARGLPSSRRTSNVPPTRNVNEPIREIKRPSQVHTSPPKRKFNVGRLVTVIVVAIALLVGSISLVVWAVRALSGSTQPQPVTLEKPITTLVQALKETNAAPIAQPGPLDKETATKLIETWQATKAKALGKDYEDNLLEEVLVDPALSDWKGRAKELKSTNSYLQYQTKSSEVDSVAPDGDSKAKVIAKISESRNYFYNGDLDRSASKDDASYTVEYDLVKKDNKWLIREMLVF
- a CDS encoding WD40 domain-containing protein: MQNDNADNANYKQSQSREDVTVFYFSPETEQAIQTMTSQQDRYQSDLVSSFNISSEMEDAIQELSLLLDIYENTFTLLLARCNYANLRDRAIARLCEISSMPIRQVGIEATTSSIYQLIQPEGSTATTSIMVTGIELSGNVDGLVKSLNQIREEFRKNCHFPIVLWINDDVLKRMIRVAPDFESWTTTIELAIAGNDLKESLYSGTEALFNMALSAKLIDPSYSLGRISHLGGIYLSELDLALRDLRNQGQAIAPALKAGLDFIRGMNTAEFSTSLSYLQASYQYWESIQNFERQGLLLYQIGRRRYHLTKLEKHSHEENWQTVQDLFFRSLACFEIADRPDLMSECYLQLQRTLHHLQSWTELKALSHKALSVHQEQTHYLAADYGFLAEVALAQQQWQIAQEYAEQALSLLSQTPNTYHWLYGLYWCYLAEAQIQLNNHETALENLLKARKRSHCGHPHMYIRILNQLRDLYFVQGRYLEAFQTKQERLAIEQRYGYRAFIGAGQLQSCLEEYSSFSGQKNRFIISPEIYASGRKQDLDELTRRISEPRYKLIVLHGNSGVGKSSFVNAGLMPALQQTTYGGRTVIPIFQRVYTSWDQEITDLLIDSLELLQLNSAPLLANPIDPATSDKHSLCDRIIEQLRWNESHNFRSVLIFDQFEEFFFVHQYQVSERQRFFEFLGSLLSDFQYLSSLKVVLSLREDYIHYLLEGNRIANMSAIDNDILSKNVLYQMGNFSTAAAHSTIRTLTERAQFYLEPQLIDLLVRDLTNEQDEVRPIELQIVGAQLQQDQISTIKQYQKLGSHPTEKLVQRYLDSVVCDCGKENYRLTNLILYLLTDEKGTRPLKTYGDLERELYNLDREVREQGQTISSFLGNADDQEAPDSDKHSEFDLDKIELVLQILIGSGLVVLIPEATTNRCQLVHDYLAVIIRKSQSPELQKLQKELEKTQTELRQTVRQLESSLKNSQAIADSLGLNSLLSNRLLDLSELSKAIRMATKWLPEIQAIASETRWQLTSTIYRAIYEIKEKNRINSHLEGVWSAEYNADASLFVTGGLDNKIKIWQANGTQIGELIGHTGAIRSASFSPDGQMILSSSSDKTIGLWNLQGDRLHTFTGHTGAVWSARFNNDGNLIVSGSADKTIKLWQLDGTEIQTLSGHRGDVRNVLFSPNGELIISGGSDKNIMIWSLDGTILQTLKGHTADIRCLSLSANGMLIASGSGDNMLKIWQMEKGADSDLQNLQATEIFSIQGHTSAIRSLSFSPDSNILASGSADKNIKLWDLQGHELQTLKGHDEAVRSVSFSPDGKNLLSASLDCTVRLWEINNRVQQLWDGHSAAVRTVAISPDGQTFVSGSLDKCIKIWDMQGNLCQTIECEHDILSVSFSPDGQTLAIGSGDNAIALWSMGTNPQLKQSLVGHSTAVWTVDISPNGQQVVSGSGDKLVKIWQIDGTGNGVELCSLSGHRSTIWTVKFSPDGQRVLSGSGDDTIKLWSLDGHELATLRDHRGAVWSACFSPDGELVLSGSSDNTLKLWNLAGELIHTFRGHEAVVWAVGFSPDGRNIISGSSDNTIKLWNLDGKELQTLSCPDHTPISLCFRPDGYGFVSGHGSNAIGLWNFDLTHLIRQGEVWLEDYWRQLSNV